Genomic window (Caldinitratiruptor microaerophilus):
AGGCCTGCGTCTTTTCCACCTTGCCTTCTTCCTCAAGAGCGCTGACCGCCTTGTGTACTGTCGTATAGCAAACACCGACCACACCGGCCAACTCCCGTAATGTCAGCGGACCCCGAGCAGTCAGGATATCCAACAGACAATCCCGAATGCGGTGAGTCTCCGTCCCGGGCCGGCACCAAACGCGCAGCAGTCCTGCGACGTGGCTGGCTTGCCCCGGCGGAATCCACACGCGACCTCCACCGAACTCGATCAGGTTCCGCTCCGCCAGTCCACCGATCAGTTGCAACGCTTCTGTCCGTGTCAACCCGCTGCGCGCAGCCACGTCTACGACCTCAGCTGACCCCCCGATCTCCATCAACGCGCGAAGGAACCTGCACTGTCGCCGCCCAATCGACCGCTTCCGGCCTGCCTGCACGCCGCCCTCGGCACCTCTTTCTCCGTGTGTTATATTGGTTATCCCATCCTCGTCGTGTGGCCCGTGTCTTGACCGGTGACCCGAGGGGGTGTCTTTCGGATCAAACCCTTTCACCCGCCACCAGGTCTCATCGAGACTACTCTCCCCGACCCCGCTCAAGCTGATTTGAGCGCTGACACGATACTAGGGCTGACTAGTACCACGCAAGCGAGTCGCCTCACCCCAGTGAGGGCCTCTTCGTTCGCCCGCGTCCGTCTGTCAGCTGCCATGTCCGGGGTCCGTGAGATTCCGGACCTTCTTCGTCCCGTTCGGCAGTTCGACCAGCAGCTTGTCATCCGCTCACACCCAACGCATCCCTCCCTCCTCTGTGCGCACAATCGCGCGCCTTTCTCCCGACTCCAACAGGTGCACCACACGTTCCGCTTCTGCCTCCAGCCGGTCAGATCTCACCCATGCTGACAATTCGCTGACCACGATCGCCCTCAGGTCCACGCCCGATCGTCACCCCAAGTGAGAAACATGGTGCGACAGCACCTCCGCCTGATCACGCGTTGGACAGTTCCCTGAGAAAGAGTGGAAGAAGGCGATCGGGGCTTGCGACCTCGATGTCGTGCGGCACGCTCTGTCCCGTGGTGATGTAGGACAAGGGCTTCTCTGTCCGCGCCCGGAGATTGACCATCATTCCGGGCTGGGTCGCCTCGTCCAGCTTGGTGAAAAGGAGGCGGTTGTACCCGACGTCCTCGTAGGCCCGAGCCACGGCCTCGGCGTCCGTGGTGGAAGCCGTCAGGCTCAGAACCAGGTAAGTCTCATCAGGCCTCAGGGCCGCCAGATAGCGGACCAGGTCGTCCATCTGGGCTAGGTTGTTGTGGCTCCGCCCGGCCGTATCGACGAGAATGAGGTCAGCCGCTCGATGTGCCTGCAACCCGGCGGCCACGTCCTCCGGCGACTGCGCCACGGTCAGAGGCACGCCGATGAGCTCGCAGTAAGTGCGCAGTTGCTCCACCGCGGCGATCCGGTACGTGTCCGCCGTCATCACCGCCACCCGGCGCTCTCGGGTCAGCGCGAAGTGGGCCGCCAGTTTGGCCAGTGTCGTGGTCTTACCCACCCCGGTCGGCCCCACGAGGGCTATCACCCGGTGAGCCCCGGGCTCCAGTTGCACCGTCGCCGGCCAACCCAGGTGATCCGCGAGGACGGCCCGCGCCAACTCGGCCAGTGACCGGCCACCTTCCCGCCTGAGGCGCCCCTGCACCTGCCGCGCCAATCCGGCGGCGATCTCCGGCTCGACGCCCTGGCCCACCAGGGAGATGTACACCGGCCGCACTGCTACCTCCAGCCCCTGAATCCGCGAGAGATCCAGGTGGTCCAGGACGCGACCCATGAGGCTCGACAGCTTGGCCAGCTCAGCAGGCAGGTCGCCGTCGGCATCGGGCCACCGCTTTGAGTACGCCACGAAGCCCCGATCGCACTTCACTTCCACCCGGGGCAAACCGTCCCGCTTTGCCGGGGGCAGGGCCTCTGGGACAAAGGTGACCGGCCCGGATTTAGTTGCCGGAAGCGGGGGCGGCGGGGCAGCGGCAGGCGTCGGTGCAGGTGCCCTCGTGGCGGGTTCAGGAACGGACGATGCCCCGGACAGGACACGGCCTCCCACCGTATCGCTCGGCGACGTTTCCCTCGGGACCGGGAAATCGTCCACGGCAGCGATAGCCTCAACCAGCTTCCTGCGGAGGAGGCCAAAGACACCCCCCATCCGGACCGGCCTCGTGTACAGGATCACGGCCTGGGGACCGAGCTCAGCGTGAACCTGGGAGACCACCTCCGGGAACGTCCGGCCCACAAAGCGCTTCACCCGCATCCGGTCGTCACCATTCCCGCAGCTCAGCTTTCGGTTCGTCCTCTACGCTTTTCTCACAGAACTAACCAGAAAAGAGCACCGACCCTGTCCGTTCCCTGAACGACGCCCATACGTTCACACGAGGACCTCGTCCTTGCCCCCACGGCTGATGACAATCTCCTCCTGCTCCTCCAGCCGCCGGATGATGTTCACGATCTTCGCCTGCGCTTCTTCCACGTCCCGCAGCCGCACCGGCCCAAGCAGTTCGATGTTCTCCCGCAGGTTCTCGCCGGCCCGCTTCGAGATGTTCCTGAAGATCTTTTGCTTCACCTCGTCGCTCGCGGTTTTCAACGCCAGCGGCAGGTCCCTGTTCATGTCCACTTCCCGCAGCACCCGTTGCAGCGACCGGTCGTCCAGACGCACGATGTCCTCGAACAGGAACAGCCGCTTCTTGACCTCCTCCGCCAGCTCCGGGCTCTGCACCGAGAGCCACTCCATGATCGTCCGCTCGGTTGTCCGGTCCACGTGGTTCAGGATTTCCACTAGGCTTTCCACGCCCCCCGCCGCCGCAAGGTCTTCGCTAACCAGCGACGCCAGCTTCCGCTCCAGCACCTGCTCCACTTCCCGCAGAATGTCCGGGCTGGTCCAGTCCATGTGCGCGATCCGCTGGACCACCTCTACTTGGCGCTCCGGCGGCAGGGCAGACAGGACCACTGCGGCCTGATCAGGCTGCAAGTGGGCCAGCACCAGGGCAATTGTCTGCGAGTGTTCCCCTTGAATGAAAGACAGAAGCTGGCCGGGATCGGCCTTCCGGGCAACGTTAAACGGCCTGGTCTGCAGGGATGCCGTCAGCCGGTCCACGACCTCCTTGGCCTTGGCTGCCGGCAGCACCCTTTCCAACAACGACCGGGCATATTCAATCCCGCCCCTGACAACGTGCGTCTGGGCCGCGGCCAACTGGTAAAACTCATGCATCACGGCATCCTGTACAGCCCGGGACACCTGTTGCCGTCTGGCGATCACGAGGCTGAGGAGCTCCACCTCGTCCTGCCTCAGGTGCTGAAACACCCGCGCTGCCAACTGCGGGCCGATTGCGATCAGAAACAGGGCGGCTTTCTCCACCCCGTCGAGCATACCAACGCTGCGTGAACGCACGCCCGCCTTTCACCTGCCGCGGTGGGTTCCAACCCCTGCTCTACCCTTCCGCAGCAAATCTTACCAACCCATGATCAACGCCTTTCGACACCCGTCCTGCTCGAAAGGCCTCAGCCAGTGCTAGGTGAATCAGGATGTCCCCGCTGCTGGTAGTAAACGGGATCACCAGACGCCTGACGTTCGACCTGGAAATCCGCTTCTCTCCCACTACGATCAGTGGTGGTGTGATATTCACGTCTCGCCCTCTTTTTGCCAGTTCCATGGCCGCGCGGCCTGCGATCATGTTCCCTATCTCGCCGACAGCACTCTGCACCAGGGCATCCCGCGCCTGCACCGGTCCTCCCATCATGACACTCACAAGCCCCTTGGCCGTCGTGCCAGACATCCCGTATAGGACCACGACTCCACCTTGACGGCCTGTCATCCCGATGAGCACGGAGACCTCATGCGATACCAGCGGGGAGTCCACGGTGGTCACCGCACCAACGCGAACTGGTGAGAGATCCTCTGCAGTCAAGATGTCGTGAGCAGCGACCAAGAACGAATGGACAAGATCAGAGTCCATGATTCACCCCACGCCCCCAGTTACGGATCCTTGACAAATGCCCCGTTCTGGGGAAGGAGAGACCGGACTAGCTGCAGCAACAGCGATGGCTCGACGGGTTTGCTCAGGAAAGCCATCGCGCCAGCGCGAATTGCATCTCGCAGAACGCGGTCCCCCTTGAGTGCACTCATGACGATAATCCGGGCGTTCGGATCACTGCTGCGGATCGCCCGGGTCGCCGTGAGCCCGTCCATCCCTGGCATCACGACGTTCATGATCACCAGCGCAGGCCGGAG
Coding sequences:
- a CDS encoding winged helix-turn-helix transcriptional regulator; translation: MAARSGLTRTEALQLIGGLAERNLIEFGGGRVWIPPGQASHVAGLLRVWCRPGTETHRIRDCLLDILTARGPLTLRELAGVVGVCYTTVHKAVSALEEEGKVEKTQAFGPGGRVVVRIPGDTRAPAAISWDSHERKWGQLRRLAERVRS
- the flhF gene encoding flagellar biosynthesis protein FlhF, whose product is MRVKRFVGRTFPEVVSQVHAELGPQAVILYTRPVRMGGVFGLLRRKLVEAIAAVDDFPVPRETSPSDTVGGRVLSGASSVPEPATRAPAPTPAAAPPPPLPATKSGPVTFVPEALPPAKRDGLPRVEVKCDRGFVAYSKRWPDADGDLPAELAKLSSLMGRVLDHLDLSRIQGLEVAVRPVYISLVGQGVEPEIAAGLARQVQGRLRREGGRSLAELARAVLADHLGWPATVQLEPGAHRVIALVGPTGVGKTTTLAKLAAHFALTRERRVAVMTADTYRIAAVEQLRTYCELIGVPLTVAQSPEDVAAGLQAHRAADLILVDTAGRSHNNLAQMDDLVRYLAALRPDETYLVLSLTASTTDAEAVARAYEDVGYNRLLFTKLDEATQPGMMVNLRARTEKPLSYITTGQSVPHDIEVASPDRLLPLFLRELSNA
- the fliG gene encoding flagellar motor switch protein FliG; the encoded protein is MLDGVEKAALFLIAIGPQLAARVFQHLRQDEVELLSLVIARRQQVSRAVQDAVMHEFYQLAAAQTHVVRGGIEYARSLLERVLPAAKAKEVVDRLTASLQTRPFNVARKADPGQLLSFIQGEHSQTIALVLAHLQPDQAAVVLSALPPERQVEVVQRIAHMDWTSPDILREVEQVLERKLASLVSEDLAAAGGVESLVEILNHVDRTTERTIMEWLSVQSPELAEEVKKRLFLFEDIVRLDDRSLQRVLREVDMNRDLPLALKTASDEVKQKIFRNISKRAGENLRENIELLGPVRLRDVEEAQAKIVNIIRRLEEQEEIVISRGGKDEVLV
- a CDS encoding chemotaxis protein CheX, whose protein sequence is MDSDLVHSFLVAAHDILTAEDLSPVRVGAVTTVDSPLVSHEVSVLIGMTGRQGGVVVLYGMSGTTAKGLVSVMMGGPVQARDALVQSAVGEIGNMIAGRAAMELAKRGRDVNITPPLIVVGEKRISRSNVRRLVIPFTTSSGDILIHLALAEAFRAGRVSKGVDHGLVRFAAEG
- a CDS encoding response regulator — encoded protein: MATILVTDDSIFMRRKISYQLVRNGYQPEEASSGEEACAKYSKLRPALVIMNVVMPGMDGLTATRAIRSSDPNARIIVMSALKGDRVLRDAIRAGAMAFLSKPVEPSLLLQLVRSLLPQNGAFVKDP